A stretch of the Vigna radiata var. radiata cultivar VC1973A chromosome 9, Vradiata_ver6, whole genome shotgun sequence genome encodes the following:
- the LOC106773145 gene encoding uncharacterized protein LOC106773145 isoform X1 yields MEIVSKIFDPAIEFVRDHGIRQVTYIFCYTKNFKELQKKVKRLREIKERLVRQHDEAKRKGDIVEGTVEEWFVEVGEFESSVENYSKNAGHKKTRGLYYLFPYYRHKLGRQAKKMEIEALRLXDESPKIDEVSHAEKVTSFDLTSSNSGYIEFNSRKSIMEDIMKKLKDPNMKIIGLHGSQGMGKSTLIKKIANKAKYEGLFDRVAEIDVTINLNPLNIQEDIAYVLGLQLTGESENVRADYLRRWLKIENVSILIILDNLHERLDLNRLGIPIDDDYDLRKKNELSIRSSKKDKDDNTQGTDEKVLKKANFLADYKGCKVLLSSRYKKVFPNEVDVESNFCLKELDGNDSLKLFEKVTGGGNKMSMPKEEIQNYCAGLPMRIVTFAMAFKNWSESESEPTLEKFKKQGLVKWKESSEIPNKIKYDLPENKEHKFIFLLCAQMGHLPLVNDLVKYCFGLGILEGVSSLSAARKKINEVMQELKNLSLVSYENPNIHFSMPHMVRDDAISNALMDDNVFAIRDGKLDYWPNLEKCIFISICNSDITYRFPQVINCPQLKFLQIETNNPSLKIPERFFSNMRNLLVLILRGFHLSCLPYSIEDLLNLRMLCLERCTLXCNLSVLRKFKDLSILSFSGSQLKNLPVELQYSDXLXLLDIXDCFELEIIPPNLISNLTXLEELYXGKSLMKMXVEREESKGQNAFLSELXNLHELKVVDLSIPCVSILPNHLFFDRLKYYKIEIGDFEMFSIGEFKMPNKYEELKVFALQLKDDTDIHSHKGIKLLFKTAQSLLLGKVGVQNVVNELNIDGFQDLKHLSIINNNDIKYINSTCLSNSVNIFPNLESLCLYNMMNLKMICGSSITLESFAKLKTIKVKMCYQLENLFSFYAIKISTSTRSSEINECNSYKKKVLASLEMIEVCECESLKEILQIPMDCDKVKFLRLHTLTLQSLPSLTSFNTKVKRSCWPHSIDAQTTNRDHTEISTEQDGHSDNAPPLFGELVEVPNLQNLNLSSLNIPKIWSDQHLSSFYFQNLIRLVVKDCDKLTHLCSLSMASSLKRLKSLVXSGCRIMENIFEIEGISANKVCVFPKLEEIHLSNMKRLTNIWQTEVSVDSFCSLISVSIEECNELDKIFPSHMEGWFESLINLKVSNCKSVKEIFEVTDYEEIDEYGGIDTNLQVILLEDLPKLKELWSKDPHGILNFKNLRTIDVSNCEELRNLFPASMAKDVSKLERMSILHCERMVEIVSSKDASEANNDPLEFPELSYVRLYELQNIRQFYKGRHPIKCPKLKELSIGKCMKLKTFSQETSDEKFVFSAEVVFPKLEYMEIDFLEAQNLLSKYEMHNLKELIILRAIECPDLFYPFLYKMPNLEKLKLTFGYYSSYYRLQSRNIGQHDRLGVVLQLKQLIIRSSDINDIGFDRDQVLQRLELLSLKECNELKTLAPSSVSLSYLTCLKVKNCEGLRNLMASSTAKSMVRLKTMKVINCDKVKEIVSHEENEEDKVMKIVFSKLISIELVGLNKLVSFCSYKDCEFEFPSLEILIVRECPKMEKFSEKRAIAPKLKDVFGVEGDEKAKWQWRGDLNATIQKVFNDKVSFAYTEELWWLDYNIIKQLWNNTHWGQQNNFGYLKRLSLSGCDTLTRIIPYHLLSCFHNLEELYVFSCSNAEVIFNMNGENRVMTKSSGIFRLKILSLSFLPALEQVWDKDPEGVIGLQLLREMRVEDCKSLKSLFPASVAKHLTRLDVLIVTDCEELVEIFEKDEKDEKGEGATHESVFPRLTTLTLKQLPLLKYSIQCSKQQESISNLRFKEIQELCLGSRPIPNSCFGLLDSLIVDGCKFSSDVLLPFTLLSFLAKLESLEVRKCDSVKVIFDVKCTTQDMITFPLKKLTLSQLPDLKNVWNEDPHGILSMHHLQELHVKECKGLKSMFPASGAKEVLLPFNLLPFLPNLVTLEVRNCDGVKAIFDVKCTTQGRDMTSQPFSLKNLTLSKLPKLKTIWNNPHGILNMRHLRQVHVEECKCLKSVFPASVAEDLLELESLVVLHCERLMTIVVEDNTNGSQEFTVPCPCVRSVKLRGLPKFKYFYYYSLTSHTYKCLESNTENQVDTEKSLILAKYEMEKISGEEFHRKLLNNLKVLTLSFGWDVLQYKILEQVPNIEKLVVCYGSFKEMFCLESPNNVNYSGLLLQLKTLRLESLEELVSIGLEKSWTESFVKNLETFEVISCSKLKNVVESKVFLSNLTYLKLESCNSLQYLFTSSTAKTLGHLKAMEIDSCYSIEEIVFKEDGEKSDEEEIIFPKLIRLNLYYLRKLQLFYRGRLCFPSLEELLVPGCTEMETFCIGTITACKLSQVKLGRYSQAIPIEDDLNQTMRKEFLKETLGETRIDLKKKSKTTQDMEQLNADPSFQ; encoded by the exons ATGGAAATTGTGTCGAAAATATTTGATCCAGCAATTGAGTTTGTGCGGGATCATGGTATTAGGCAGGTGACTTACATTTTTTGTTACACGAAAAATTTTAAGGAACTACAGAAGAAAGTTAAGCGTctaagagaaataaaagagaggTTAGTTCGTCAACACGATGAAGCTAAAAGAAAGGGTGACATAGTTGAAGGTACGGTTGAAGAATGGTTTGTGGAAGTGGGTGAATTTGAGAGTAGTGTTGAAAACTACAGCAAAAATGCAGGTCACAAGAAGACAAGGGGTCTCTATTATTTGTTTCCTTACTATAGGCACAAACTGGGCAGACAAGCAAAGAAGATGGAAATAGAGGCTTTGAGGCTAANAGATGAGTCCCCCAAGATTGACGAAGTTTCCCATGCAGAGAAAGTAACATCTTTTGACCTCACTTCATCTAATTCTGGCTACATTGAATTTAATAGTAGAAAATCCATTATGGAAGACATAATGAAAAAACTTAAAGATCCCAATATGAAAATTATTGGACTCCATGGATCACAAGGGATGGGTAAGAgcactttaataaaaaaaattgctaatAAAGCTAAATATGAGGGGTTATTTGATAGGGTGGCTGAAATAGATGTAACTATCAATCTCAATCCACTTAATATTCAGGAAGACATTGCATATGTGCTAGGATTGCAACTAACAGGGGAAAGTGAAAATGTAAGAGCTGATTATCTAAGGAGATGGTTAAAGATAGAAAATGTGAGCATCCTTATAATCTTGGATAACCTTCATGAAAGATTAGACTTGAATAGGTTAGGGATTCCGATTGATGATGATTATGActtaagaaagaagaatgagTTAAGCATAAGGTCaagtaaaaaagataaagaCGACAACACACAGGGTACCGACGAAAAAGTGCTAAAAAAAGCAAATTTTCTTGCTGATTATAAGGGATGCAAAGTTTTGCTTTCTTCACGTTATAAGAAAGTATTTCCTAATGAGGTTGATGTTGAGTCCAATTTTTGTTTAAAGGAATTAGATGGCAATGATTCATTGAAGCTATTTGAGAAGGTGACTGGAGGAGGTAATAAAATGTCTATGCCTAAAGAAGAAATCCAAAACTATTGTGCAGGGTTGCCCATGAGAATAGTTACATTTGCAATGGCATTTAAAAACTGGAGTGAGTCAGAAAGTGAACCTACActggaaaaatttaaaaagcaaGGTCTGGTTAAATGGAAGGAGTCTTCGGAGAttcctaataaaataaaatatgaccTTCCAGAAAATAAGGAACACAAGTTCATTTTCTTGCTTTGTGCTCAAATGGGCCACCTACCCCTGGTTAACGACTTGGTGAAATATTGCTTTGGATTAGGTATACTTGAAGGGGTCTCTTCCCTTAGTGCAGCtcggaaaaaaataaatgaagtgaTGCAAGAGTTGAAAAACTTGAGTTTGGTGTCATACGAAAATCCTAATATTCATTTCAGTATGCCTCATATGGTTCGAGATGATGCTATAAGTAATGCCCTCATGGATGACAATGTTTTTGCTATCAGAGATGGAAAACTAGATTATTGGCCCAATcttgaaaaatgcatttttatttctatatgcAATAGTGACATTACATATCGGTTTCCTCAAGTCATAAATTGTCCACAACTTAAATTCTTGCAAATAGAAACTAACAATCCATCTTTAAAAATACCTGAGAGGTTTTTTAGCAACATGAGAAACTTGTTAGTTTTAATATTGAGAGGTTTTCATCTATCATGCTTACCTTATTCAATTGAAGACCTATTGAACCTCAGAATGCTTTGTTTGGAGCGGTGCACTTTGNNTTGCAATTTATCGGTATTGAGAAAGTTCAAAGACCTAAGTATTCTCAGTTTTTCTGGATCTCAACTTAAAAATTTGCCNGTTGAGTTACAATACTCGGATANGTTGCNATTGCTAGACATCANTGATTGTTTTGAATTGGAGATTATTCCACCTAATCTTATATCTAATTTGACATGNTTGGAAGAGCTATATATNGGAAAAAGCTTGATGAAAATGTTNGTGGAAAGAGAGGAAAGCAAAGGTCAAAATGCATTTCTTTCTGAGCTAANAAATTTACATGAGTTGAAAGTGGTGGACTTAAGCATCCCGTGTGTTTCAATTTTACCCAATCACTTATTCTTTGACAGGTTAAAATATTACAAGATTGAAATTGGGGACTTCGAAATGTTTTCTATTGGAGAATTTAAAATGCCCAATAAGTATGAAGAACTCAAAGTATTTGCATTGCAACTGAAGGACGACACTGATATCCACTCCCATAAAGgcataaaattgttatttaaaacAGCACAAAGTTTGTTGTTGGGAAAGGTAGGTGTTCAAAATGTTGTTAACGAGTTGAATATAGACGGATTTCAGGATTTGAAACACTTATCCATCATAAATAACAATGACATCAAATATATCAACTCAACATGTTTGTCTAATAGTGTGAACATTTTTCCCAATTTGGAATCTCTATGCCTCTACAATATGATGAACTTAAAGATGATATGTGGCAGTTCAATTACACTTGAATCATTTGCCAAATTAAAAACCATCAAGGTTAAGATGTGTTATCAATTGGAAAATCTCTTCTCCTTCTATGCAATTAAAATCTCTACTAGCACAAGATCAAGTGAGATTAATGAATGTAATTCTTACAAGAAGAAAGTTTTGGCTAGTTTAGAAATGATTGAGGTTTGTGAATGTGAATCTTTGAAGGAGATCCTTCAAATACCGATGGATTGTGATAAGGTTAAGTTTCTCAGATTACACACTTTGACACTCCAATCATTGCCATCACTCACTTCTTTTAATACCAAAGTCAAGAGATCTTGTTGGCCACATTCGATAGATGCTCAAACTACAAATAGGGATCACACAGAAATTTCTACTGAACAAGATGGCCATAGTGACAATGCGCCTCCTCTTTTTGGTGAACTG GTTGAAGTTCCAAACTTACAGAACTTGAATTTATCCTCACTCAACATCCCTAAGATATGGAGCGACCAACACTTGTCAAGTTTCTACTTTCAAAACTTGATAAGGTTAGTTGTGAAAGATTGTGATAAATTGACACATCTATGTTCATTATCTATGGCTAGCAGTTTGAAGAGGTTGAAAAGCCTCGTCNTAAGTGGATGTCGTattatggaaaatatttttgagaTTGAAGGAATTAGTGCAAACAAG GTTTGTGTCTTTCCTAAGCTGGAGGAAATCCACCTTAGCAACATGAAGAGGTTAACAAATATTTGGCAAACTGAAGTCAGTGTTGATTCCTTTTGTAGTCTCATTTCCGTAAGCATCGAAGAATGTAATGAATTGGACAAGATTTTTCCAAGTCACATGGAGGGATGGTTTGAAAGTTTGATTAACTTAAAAGTTTCTAATTGTAAGTCCGTGAAAGAGATTTTTGAAGTTACTGATTATGAAGAAATAGATGAATATGGTGGGATAGACACAAATTTGCAGGTTATTCTTCTTGAAGACCTCCCGAAATTGAAGGAATTGTGGAGCAAAGATCCACACGGaattctcaattttaaaaaccTTCGGACTATAGATGTAAGTAATTGTGAAGAACTGAGGAATTTGTTTCCAGCTTCTATGGCAAAAGATGTATCAAAGCTTGAACGTATGTCAATATTGCATTGTGAGAGGATGGTGGAAATTGTTTCAAGTAAAGATGCATCAGAAGCTAACAATGATCCATTAGAGTTTCCTGAACTAAGCTATGTGAGATtatatgagcttcaaaacatcAGGCAATTCTACAAGGGGAGACATCCAATAAAGTGTCCAAAGTTGAAGGAATTAAGCATAGGGAAGTGTATGAAGCTTAAAACATTTTCACAAGAAACAAGTGATGAAAAGTTTGTTTTCTCAGCTGAAGTG gTATTTCCGAAGTTGGAGTATATGGAAATTGACTTCCTGGAAGCCCAGAATTTGTTATCCAAGTACGAAATGCACAATTTAAAAGAGCTTATTATCTTGAGAGCAATCGAGTGCCCAGATCTTTTCTACCCCTTTCTCTACAAAATGCCAAAtctagaaaagttaaaattgacTTTCGGATATTATTCATCGTATTACAGATTGCAAAGTAGAAACATTGGGCAGCATGACAGATTGGGAGTCGTATTACAGTTGAAGCAATTGATTATTCGTTCCTCAGATATAAATGATATAGGATTTGACCGGGACCAAGTTCTACAGAGATTGGAGCTTTTGAGCTTGAAAGAATGCAACGAATTGAAGACTTTAGCTCCTTCTTCTGTATCGTTGAGTTACTTGACATgtttgaaagtaaaaaattgTGAGGGATTAAGGAATTTAATGGCATCCTCCACGGCCAAAAGCATGGTTCGACTTAAGACTATGAAGGTAATCAACTGTGATAAGGTAAAGGAAATAGTAAGCCATGAGGAAAATGAAGAAGACAAAGTGATGAAAATTGTATTCAGCAAATTGATATCTATAGAACTTGTGGGGTTAAACAAACTCGTAAGCTTTTGCAGTTACAAGGACtgtgaatttgaatttccaTCACTGGAAATATTGATCGTAAGAGAGTGCCCAAAGATGGAAAAATTCAGTGAAAAAAGAGCAATAGCACCAAAGTTGAAAGATGTATTTGGTGTGGAAGGAGATGAAAAAGCCAAATGGCAGTGGAGAGGTGACTTGAATGCTACCATACAGAAGGTTTTCAATGATAAG GTCAGTTTCGCATATACTGAAGAACTGTGGTGGcttgattataatattataaagcaACTATGGAATAACACTCATTGGGGGCAGCAAAATAACTTTGGGTATTTGAAAAGGTTGAGCTTATCGGGATGTGATACTCTAACGCGTATAATTCCATATCATTTGCTTTCTTGCTTTCACAATTTGGAAGAGTTATATGTATTCAGTTGCAGTAATGCAGAGGTGATATTTAATATGAATGGTGAGAACAGGGTGATGACAAAATCTTCCGGAATATTCCGTCTGAAAATATTGTCTTTAAGTTTCCTACCAGCACTGGAGCAGGTATGGGACAAGGATCCGGAGGGAGTCATAGGCCTTCAACTGCTAAGGGAAATGCGTGTTGAAGATTGTAAGAGTCTTAAAAGTTTGTTTCCAGCATCGGTAGCCAAACATCTTACGAGACTTGATGTACTTATAGTAACAGACTGTGAGGAATTGGTAGAAATCTTTGAGAAGGATGAAAAGGATGAGAAAGGAGAAGGAGCAACACATGAGTCTGTGTTTCCTCGTCTCACCACATTGACGCTGAAGCAATTGCCACTCCTCAAATACTCTATACAATGCTCCAAACAACAG GAGAGTATATCAAATTTGCGTTTTAAAGAAATACAAGAGTTATGTCTTGGCTCACGGCCCATCCCAAACTCCTGCTTCGGTCTCTTAGATTCTTTGATTGTGGATGGGTGCAAGTTTTCATCAGATGTACTTCTACCATTcactttactttctttcttaGCTAAATTGGAGTCGTTGGAAGTTAGAAAGTGTGATTCTGTCAAAGTTATTTTTGATGTCAAATGTACAACACAAGACATGATCACTTTTCCTCTAAAGAAATTGACTTTATCCCAGCTACCAGATCTGAAGAATGTTTGGAATGAAGATCCTCATGGAATTCTAAGCATGCACCATCTACAAGAACTACATGTTAAGGAATGTAAAGGCCTTAAAAGTATGTTTCCAGCCTCAGGGGCCAAAGAAGTACTACTACCATTCAATTTACTTCCTTTCTTACCTAACTTGGTAACGTTGGAAGTTCGAAACTGCGATGGTGTCAAAGCCATTTTTGATGTCAAATGTACAACACAAGGCAGAGATATGACATCTCAGCCTTTTTCTTTGAAGAATTTGACTTTATCGAAGCTGCCAAAGCTGAAAACTATTTGGAATAATCCTCATGGAATTCTGAACATGCGGCATCTACGACAAGTACATGTTGAGGAATGTAAATGCCTTAAAAGCGTGTTTCCGGCATCAGTAGCCGAAGATCTTTTGGAACTCGAAAGTCTAGTGGTATTACACTGTGAGAGATTGATGACTATTGTGGTAGAAGACAATACAAATGGAAGTCAAGAGTTTACGGTACCCTGTCCCTGTGTGAGATCAGTGAAACTACGGGGCTTGCCCAAGTTCAAGTATTTTTACTACTACTCTCTCACGTCTCACACTTACAAGTGTCTAGAATCAAATACCGAGAATCAAGTCGATACTGAGAAG AGTCTGATACTTGCCAAATATGAAATGGAGAAGATTTCCGGTGAAGAATTTCACAGAAAGCTCTTAAACAACTTAAAAGTTCTTACTCTCTCTTTTGGATGGGATGTACTTCAATATAAAATTCTAGAACAGGTTCCCAATATTGAGAAGCTTGTGGTGTGTTATGGTTCTTTCAAAGAGATGTTTTGTCTTGAAAGTCCTAATAATGTGAATTATAGTGGACTTCTATTACAACTGAAAACATTACGATTGGAGTCCCTTGAAGAGTTGGTTTCCATTGGGTTAGAAAAATCTTGGACTGAATCCTTTGTCAAAAATCTAGAAACTTTTGAAGTCATTAGTTGCTCAAAATTGAAAAACGTGGTAGAAAGCAAAGTGTTTCTCTCCAATTTGACATATTTGAAACTTGAAAGTTGTAATAGCTTGCAATATTTGTTCACATCCTCAACGGCCAAAACTTTGGGTCACCTTAAAGCAATGGAGATAGATAGTTGTTACTCAATTGAAGAGATAGTGTTTAAGGAGGACGGGGAGAAATCAGATGAGGAGGAGATAATATTTCCGAAACTCATTCGTTTGAATCTTTACTATTTACGGAAACTCCAATTGTTCTATAGAGGGAGATTATGTTTCCCATCATTAGAGGAATTGTTAGTACCAGGTTGCACCGAAATGGAAACTTTCTGTATTGGTACGATAACAGCATGCAAGTTGTCTCAAGTTAAACTTGGACGATATTCACAAGCTATTCCTATAGAAGATGATCTCAACCAGACTATGCGGAAGGAATTTCTAAAAGAg ACACTAGGGGAAACAAGGATTGATCtcaaaaaaaaatccaagactACTCAAGATATGGAACAACTCAATGCAGATCCCTCGTTTCAGTAA